From the Martelella mediterranea DSM 17316 genome, one window contains:
- a CDS encoding WD40 repeat domain-containing protein: MPSVAPFDIDDHVIAAAFLGGVPFFATASGTIHRLDEGEKVTEAHDGLLTCIRDPFSRSLITGGEDGRVLRISADGSLTELANEPRKWISVVAGGPQGAVAYAVGRESRVIADGKTVSFPEERSVEGIAFAPKGLRIAVARYDGVSLRWVGGAAPAIWLPWKGAHLGAAFSPDGRFLVTTMQENALHGWKLDGKPKDGFRDMRMSGYPAKVKSWSWSPRGKWLATSGAPAAIVWPFSGKDGPMGKAPLELGTRSDILVTQVAFHPHEEMLAIGFVDGMVLAVRISDGKEALLRRPGKGAISALSWDEDGKRLAFASEAGDCGIITIAD; the protein is encoded by the coding sequence ATGCCGAGCGTCGCGCCCTTCGACATCGACGACCATGTCATCGCCGCCGCCTTTCTTGGCGGCGTGCCGTTTTTCGCCACCGCTTCCGGCACGATCCACAGGCTGGACGAGGGCGAGAAGGTTACCGAGGCTCATGACGGATTGCTGACCTGCATCCGTGATCCCTTCAGCCGCTCTCTGATCACCGGCGGCGAGGATGGGCGGGTGCTGCGCATCTCCGCAGATGGTTCCCTCACAGAACTCGCAAACGAGCCACGCAAGTGGATCTCGGTCGTCGCCGGCGGGCCGCAGGGCGCGGTTGCCTATGCCGTAGGCCGCGAGTCGCGGGTGATTGCCGATGGCAAGACCGTGAGCTTTCCGGAGGAGCGCAGCGTCGAGGGCATCGCCTTCGCGCCGAAGGGGCTGAGAATTGCCGTTGCCCGCTATGACGGCGTCAGCCTGCGCTGGGTCGGCGGCGCCGCGCCCGCGATCTGGCTGCCCTGGAAAGGCGCCCATCTCGGTGCGGCCTTTTCGCCGGACGGCCGTTTCCTCGTGACCACCATGCAGGAAAACGCGCTGCACGGCTGGAAACTCGACGGCAAGCCGAAGGACGGTTTTCGCGACATGCGCATGAGCGGCTACCCCGCCAAGGTCAAGTCATGGTCGTGGAGCCCGCGCGGAAAATGGCTCGCGACCTCCGGCGCGCCGGCGGCGATCGTCTGGCCGTTTTCCGGCAAGGACGGCCCGATGGGCAAGGCCCCGCTCGAGCTCGGGACGCGTTCGGATATCCTCGTCACCCAGGTCGCCTTCCACCCGCATGAAGAAATGCTTGCGATCGGCTTTGTCGACGGCATGGTGCTGGCGGTCAGGATTTCCGACGGCAAGGAAGCGCTGCTGCGCCGGCCGGGCAAGGGCGCGATCTCCGCGCTTTCCTGGGATGAGGACGGCAAACGGCTCGCCTTTGCCTCCGAAGCCGGCGATTGCGGCATCATCACGATCGCGGATTGA
- a CDS encoding CobW family GTP-binding protein, with amino-acid sequence MTETLAKPIPVTVLTGYLGSGKTTLLNRILSENHGKQYAVIVNEFGEIGIDNDLIVESDEEIYEMNNGCVCCTVRGDLIRVVEGLMRRPRFDGIIVETTGLADPVPVAQTFFMDDDVRAKTALDAVITLVDAKHLPLRLKDSREAEDQIAFADIVLLNKTDLVSAEELANVERLVRAINPAAKIHHTERSSIDLNNILGQNAFDLQHVLADDPHFLDHDDHHDHDHECGPDCDHDHHHHHHDHDHDHHHHHGLSDHHDVTVQSVSLRGGELDPNRFFPWIQSVTQNQGPNILRLKGIIAFKNDPERYVVQGVHMIIEGDHQRAWKDGEARESRLVFIGRELDRDKLEKSFRACEAKS; translated from the coding sequence ATGACCGAAACGCTCGCAAAGCCCATTCCCGTGACCGTGCTGACCGGCTATCTCGGCTCCGGCAAGACCACGCTTCTGAACCGCATCCTCTCTGAAAACCACGGCAAGCAATATGCGGTGATCGTCAATGAGTTCGGCGAGATCGGCATCGACAACGACCTGATCGTGGAATCCGACGAGGAAATCTACGAGATGAACAATGGCTGTGTGTGCTGCACGGTGCGCGGCGACCTGATCCGTGTGGTCGAAGGCCTGATGCGTCGCCCGCGCTTCGACGGCATCATCGTGGAAACCACCGGCCTTGCCGACCCCGTTCCCGTGGCCCAGACCTTCTTCATGGATGACGATGTCCGCGCCAAGACCGCGCTCGACGCCGTGATCACGCTGGTCGACGCCAAACACCTGCCGCTGCGCCTCAAGGACAGCCGCGAGGCCGAGGACCAGATCGCCTTCGCCGACATCGTGCTCCTGAACAAGACCGACCTCGTCAGCGCCGAGGAGCTCGCCAATGTCGAACGCCTGGTGCGCGCCATCAACCCGGCAGCGAAGATCCATCACACGGAACGCTCGAGCATAGACCTCAATAACATTCTCGGCCAGAACGCCTTCGACCTGCAGCATGTGCTCGCCGACGATCCCCACTTCCTCGATCATGACGACCATCACGATCATGACCACGAATGCGGCCCGGATTGCGACCACGACCATCATCACCACCATCATGACCATGATCACGACCATCACCACCACCACGGCCTGTCCGATCATCATGACGTGACGGTACAGTCGGTCTCGCTGCGCGGCGGCGAGCTCGATCCCAACCGGTTCTTCCCGTGGATCCAGTCGGTCACCCAGAACCAGGGGCCGAACATTCTGCGCCTCAAGGGCATTATCGCCTTCAAGAACGACCCCGAGCGCTATGTCGTGCAGGGCGTTCACATGATCATCGAGGGCGATCACCAGCGCGCATGGAAGGATGGCGAGGCCCGTGAAAGCCGGCTTGTGTTCATCGGGCGCGAGCTCGACCGCGACAAGCTTGAGAAGAGCTTCCGCGCCTGCGAGGCCAAGTCGTAA
- a CDS encoding LacI family DNA-binding transcriptional regulator — MAQKVKLSTIAESLGISTATVSLALRDSPLVAAATRDRIKEQARALGYIYNRRAASLRTSRSGIIGVVVHDIMNPFYGEILKAIESELDRNQHTFILSNHYDSVEKQRNFIETLLQLGGDGVIMSPAIGTPATDVQLAEDNGMPAIFVARTLEELDLPTYRGDDSYGIALATNHLIGLGHRCIAMIGGTDQTSTGRDRYAGYVNALKKAGIPVDPGLRIPGPRSKQGGFEAAVHFLSLPQKPTAAVCWNDLVAIGLMNGISRAGLTPGVDISVTGYDDLEEASIATPSLTTVWNGQAEVGRLAARALLDRLAGSSAPNGMHLIKPEMRIRQSTGPHRETADNPLAV, encoded by the coding sequence GTGGCTCAGAAAGTCAAACTCTCCACCATCGCGGAGTCGCTGGGCATCTCGACGGCCACGGTCTCGCTGGCGTTGCGCGACAGTCCGCTGGTGGCGGCGGCAACGCGCGACCGGATCAAGGAACAGGCCCGCGCGCTCGGCTATATCTACAATCGCCGCGCGGCGAGCCTGCGCACCTCGCGCTCCGGCATTATAGGGGTGGTGGTGCATGACATCATGAACCCGTTCTACGGCGAGATCCTGAAGGCGATCGAGAGCGAGCTCGACCGCAACCAGCATACATTCATCCTCTCCAACCATTACGATTCGGTCGAAAAGCAGCGCAACTTCATCGAGACGCTGCTGCAGCTCGGCGGCGACGGCGTGATCATGTCGCCGGCGATCGGCACGCCGGCCACCGATGTTCAGCTTGCCGAGGATAACGGCATGCCGGCGATTTTCGTGGCGCGCACGCTGGAAGAACTCGACCTGCCGACCTATCGCGGCGATGACAGCTACGGCATCGCGCTTGCGACCAACCACTTGATCGGTCTCGGCCATCGCTGCATCGCGATGATCGGCGGGACCGACCAGACGTCGACGGGCCGTGACCGCTATGCCGGGTACGTGAATGCGCTGAAGAAGGCCGGAATTCCGGTCGATCCGGGCCTGCGCATTCCCGGGCCGCGCTCCAAGCAGGGCGGATTCGAGGCGGCGGTGCATTTCCTGTCGCTGCCGCAGAAGCCGACGGCCGCGGTATGCTGGAACGATCTGGTGGCGATCGGCCTGATGAACGGCATTTCCCGCGCCGGGCTGACGCCGGGCGTCGACATTTCCGTCACCGGCTATGACGATCTCGAGGAAGCCTCGATCGCCACGCCATCGCTGACGACCGTTTGGAACGGCCAGGCCGAGGTCGGCCGGCTTGCCGCGCGCGCGCTGCTCGACCGGCTCGCGGGTTCCAGCGCGCCGAACGGCATGCATCTGATCAAGCCGGAGATGCGCATCCGCCAATCCACCGGTCCCCATCGCGAGACCGCGGACAACCCGCTCGCGGTCTAA
- a CDS encoding 2-hydroxyacid dehydrogenase, with amino-acid sequence MPKPAVLLSQKLNKFIEEALADDYDLLDMPQEGVNALGARANDIRAVIAFGGFSAEQMDALPNLEIITCPGVGYDGINTDHAASRGIIITHTPNVLNDEVADTAVALLLNTVRQFYFAEKWVRDGRWERDGAFELSPFSLKGRKVGLYGLGRIGEEIAARLEPFKVEISYHTRSPKKGVAYAYHPTLASLADAVDTLIAIVPKTDETHKTINADILKALGPNGILINVGRGWTVDEDDLIAALEAGTLGGAGLDVFYDEPHVPEKLLSFDTVSVLPHVASASVATRRAMAQLVADNLKSWFAEGRPVTPVPETPFTPKV; translated from the coding sequence ATGCCCAAACCCGCCGTGCTGCTGTCGCAAAAGCTGAACAAGTTCATCGAAGAGGCGCTCGCCGATGATTACGACCTGCTGGACATGCCGCAGGAGGGCGTGAACGCGCTCGGTGCCCGCGCGAATGATATCCGCGCGGTGATTGCCTTTGGCGGGTTTTCGGCGGAGCAGATGGACGCGCTGCCGAACCTTGAAATCATCACCTGCCCCGGCGTTGGCTATGACGGCATCAATACCGACCATGCCGCAAGCCGCGGCATCATCATCACCCACACGCCGAATGTGCTGAACGATGAGGTGGCCGACACGGCGGTGGCGCTGCTGCTCAACACGGTGCGGCAGTTCTATTTTGCCGAAAAGTGGGTGCGCGACGGCCGCTGGGAGCGCGATGGCGCATTCGAGCTTTCGCCGTTCTCGCTCAAGGGGCGCAAGGTCGGGCTTTACGGCCTCGGCCGGATCGGCGAGGAGATCGCGGCGCGCCTGGAGCCGTTCAAGGTCGAGATTTCCTATCACACCCGCAGCCCGAAAAAGGGCGTGGCCTATGCCTATCACCCGACGCTCGCCTCGCTGGCGGACGCCGTGGATACGCTGATTGCCATCGTTCCGAAAACCGACGAAACCCACAAGACCATCAACGCCGATATCCTGAAAGCGCTGGGCCCGAACGGCATCCTCATCAATGTCGGCCGTGGATGGACCGTGGACGAGGACGATCTGATCGCGGCCCTTGAGGCCGGCACGCTCGGCGGCGCGGGCCTCGACGTGTTCTATGACGAGCCGCACGTGCCGGAAAAGCTTCTGAGTTTCGACACGGTCAGCGTCCTGCCGCATGTCGCCTCGGCCTCCGTCGCCACCCGCCGCGCCATGGCCCAGCTTGTCGCCGACAATCTGAAATCCTGGTTCGCCGAAGGCCGCCCGGTCACCCCGGTCCCGGAAACGCCGTTCACGCCGAAAGTGTAA
- a CDS encoding MarR family winged helix-turn-helix transcriptional regulator gives MTFFKDLSAGYLTNHLARLLERGLAARIRPLGLTTGTFPALLELWENDGLTQKQLVERLDIEQATMANTLSRMERDGLIRREKDPGDGRVQRIRLTERARALRDPAIAAATAENEDALLALSDEESAEFISLMQKIIAARKRQS, from the coding sequence ATGACCTTTTTCAAAGACTTGTCGGCCGGCTATCTCACCAACCACCTCGCGCGGCTTCTCGAGCGCGGGCTTGCCGCCCGCATCCGGCCGCTCGGGCTGACGACCGGCACCTTCCCGGCGCTGCTGGAATTGTGGGAAAATGACGGACTGACGCAGAAGCAGTTGGTGGAACGGCTCGATATCGAGCAGGCGACCATGGCCAACACCCTGTCCCGCATGGAACGCGACGGGTTGATCAGGCGGGAAAAGGACCCAGGGGACGGCCGCGTTCAGCGCATCCGGCTGACGGAGCGCGCGCGCGCCCTGCGCGATCCCGCGATCGCCGCCGCCACGGCGGAAAACGAAGACGCTCTCCTCGCCCTTTCGGACGAGGAGAGCGCAGAATTCATCTCACTCATGCAGAAGATCATCGCGGCCAGAAAGCGGCAATCGTAA
- a CDS encoding gamma-glutamyl-gamma-aminobutyrate hydrolase family protein — translation MSTPIIAVPADTKVMGEITWHSAQQQYVGAAMDVAGVMSLIVPAYAQGADIDAVLDRVEGVMITGAASNVFPQLYGKQAEEKDGPFDPGRDAITLPLIRGAISRGIPLLCICRGIQELNVALGGTLISEVHELDDRHDHREPETGNRDEKFVIRQPVFIREGTCLADILGAGEVAVNSLHRQAIGDLAPKLAVEAVAEDGTVEAVSVIGATNFAVGVQWHPEYWARTDSASRKLFEAFGDAVRAFARSKDGVNAAAQ, via the coding sequence ATGTCCACCCCCATCATTGCCGTTCCCGCAGATACCAAGGTCATGGGCGAGATCACCTGGCATTCGGCCCAGCAGCAATATGTCGGGGCGGCGATGGATGTCGCAGGAGTCATGAGCCTGATCGTCCCGGCCTATGCCCAGGGCGCGGACATCGACGCCGTGCTCGACCGGGTCGAGGGCGTGATGATCACGGGCGCGGCCAGCAATGTCTTCCCCCAGCTTTACGGCAAACAGGCCGAGGAAAAGGACGGGCCCTTCGATCCCGGCCGCGACGCCATCACCCTGCCGCTGATCCGCGGCGCCATTTCGCGCGGCATCCCGCTTCTGTGCATCTGCCGGGGCATTCAGGAACTGAATGTCGCGCTCGGCGGCACGCTGATCAGCGAGGTGCACGAACTCGATGACCGCCACGACCACCGCGAGCCCGAAACCGGCAATCGCGACGAGAAATTCGTGATCCGCCAGCCGGTCTTCATCAGGGAAGGCACCTGCCTTGCCGACATTCTCGGGGCCGGCGAAGTGGCGGTGAATTCGCTGCACCGGCAGGCGATCGGCGATCTCGCGCCGAAACTGGCGGTGGAGGCTGTCGCCGAGGATGGCACCGTCGAGGCGGTCTCGGTCATCGGAGCCACGAATTTCGCCGTCGGCGTCCAGTGGCACCCGGAATACTGGGCCCGCACCGATAGCGCGTCCCGCAAGCTGTTCGAAGCTTTCGGCGATGCCGTGCGCGCATTCGCCCGGTCGAAGGACGGGGTCAACGCCGCCGCTCAGTAA